The following proteins are co-located in the Synechococcus sp. PROS-U-1 genome:
- the panB gene encoding 3-methyl-2-oxobutanoate hydroxymethyltransferase: protein MRPSDLTRFKQKGQPIVVLTAWDSLSAALAEAAGADVVLIGDSLAMVALGHATTLPVSLEQMLHHTQAVARGLASMPADQPLLVCDLPFLSYQCGEDRAVAAAGRLLKESSAAAVKLEGAEPEVVTVIDRLVRMGIPVMGHLGLTPQAVHRLGYRRQATDAISQERLMDQARTLEQKGCFSLVLEHVPSELASRVQQALTIPVIGIGAGNGCDGQVRVTADLLGLTPKQPPFSPALVDGRQLFIEALKGWVNQTRNQNPPITGNTQDNE from the coding sequence ATGCGTCCTTCTGATCTGACCCGCTTCAAGCAGAAGGGCCAACCCATCGTCGTGCTTACCGCGTGGGACAGCCTCTCTGCAGCTCTCGCAGAAGCTGCAGGTGCGGATGTGGTGCTGATCGGCGATTCACTGGCCATGGTGGCGCTCGGCCATGCCACCACGCTCCCCGTGAGCCTGGAGCAGATGCTCCATCACACCCAGGCGGTAGCCCGGGGATTGGCATCCATGCCTGCCGATCAACCCCTGTTGGTCTGTGACCTGCCCTTTCTGAGCTATCAGTGCGGAGAAGACCGCGCCGTTGCCGCTGCAGGGCGATTGCTCAAGGAATCGAGTGCTGCCGCAGTGAAGCTGGAGGGAGCGGAGCCTGAGGTCGTGACCGTGATCGACCGGCTGGTGCGGATGGGCATTCCTGTGATGGGGCATCTGGGTCTCACCCCGCAAGCCGTGCATCGTCTCGGCTACCGCCGTCAGGCCACCGACGCCATCAGCCAAGAGCGCCTGATGGATCAAGCGCGAACTCTGGAACAGAAGGGTTGCTTCTCCCTGGTTCTGGAGCACGTCCCGTCAGAGCTGGCCAGCCGGGTGCAGCAGGCGCTGACCATCCCGGTGATCGGGATCGGAGCGGGCAACGGTTGCGATGGTCAAGTGCGCGTCACGGCAGACCTGCTGGGTCTCACCCCCAAACAACCTCCGTTCAGCCCGGCCCTCGTGGATGGGCGACAGCTGTTCATCGAGGCGTTGAAGGGGTGGGTCAACCAGACCCGGAACCAAAATCCACCCATCACAGGAAACACCCAGGACAATGAATAA
- the miaB gene encoding tRNA (N6-isopentenyl adenosine(37)-C2)-methylthiotransferase MiaB, with protein sequence MVASAPLTTDATAQPQRGSYWITTFGCQMNKADSERMAGILEAMGYQEASAELDADLVLYNTCTIRDNAEQKVYSYLGRQAQRKRSNPNLTLVVAGCVAQQEGESLLRRVPELDLVMGPQHANRLETLLLQVNSGQQVVATEDHHILEDITTARRDSSICGWVNVIYGCNERCTYCVVPSVRGKEQSRLPQAIQLEMEGLAAQGYKEITLLGQNIDAYGRDLPGITPEGRRQHTLTDLLHHVHDVEGIERIRFATSHPRYFTERLIDACADLPKLCEHFHIPFQSGDNDVLQAMARGYTVERYRRIIDRIRERMPDASLSADVIVAFPGETDAQFRRTLDLIGEIGFDQVNTAAYSPRPNTPAADWDNQLPEEVKVERLREINALVERCARKANARYAGRTEEVLAEGINPKDPSQLMGRTRTNRLTFFSATGPDGHAYRAGDLVQVRIDAVRSFSLSGNPLPH encoded by the coding sequence TTGGTCGCCTCCGCCCCCCTCACCACTGACGCCACCGCCCAGCCCCAGCGGGGCAGCTACTGGATCACCACCTTCGGCTGCCAGATGAACAAGGCGGATTCTGAACGGATGGCGGGAATCCTGGAGGCCATGGGCTACCAGGAGGCGTCGGCCGAACTCGATGCCGATCTGGTGCTCTACAACACCTGCACCATCCGGGACAACGCCGAGCAGAAGGTGTACAGCTACCTGGGCAGACAGGCCCAGAGAAAACGCAGCAATCCCAATCTCACCCTGGTGGTGGCGGGCTGTGTTGCCCAGCAGGAGGGCGAATCCCTGCTCAGGCGGGTGCCGGAGCTGGATCTGGTGATGGGTCCGCAGCACGCGAATCGCCTCGAGACCCTGCTGCTGCAGGTGAACAGCGGTCAGCAGGTGGTCGCCACCGAAGACCACCACATCCTTGAAGACATCACCACCGCGCGACGGGACAGCAGCATCTGCGGCTGGGTGAACGTGATCTACGGCTGCAACGAACGCTGCACCTACTGCGTGGTGCCCTCCGTGCGCGGCAAAGAACAATCGCGGCTGCCCCAGGCGATCCAGCTGGAAATGGAGGGGCTCGCGGCCCAGGGCTACAAGGAGATCACCCTGCTCGGCCAGAACATTGATGCCTACGGCCGTGATCTGCCGGGCATCACGCCAGAGGGTCGCCGCCAGCACACCCTCACCGATCTGCTCCACCACGTTCACGACGTGGAGGGCATTGAACGGATCCGTTTTGCCACCAGCCATCCGCGCTACTTCACCGAACGGCTGATCGATGCCTGCGCCGACCTGCCCAAGCTCTGCGAGCACTTCCACATTCCTTTCCAGAGCGGCGACAACGACGTGCTCCAGGCCATGGCTCGGGGGTACACCGTGGAGCGCTACCGGCGGATCATCGACCGCATCCGTGAGCGCATGCCCGATGCCTCCCTCAGCGCCGATGTCATTGTCGCCTTCCCAGGCGAAACCGATGCGCAATTCCGCCGCACCCTCGATCTGATCGGGGAGATCGGCTTCGACCAGGTGAATACGGCGGCCTATTCACCCCGGCCCAACACCCCGGCCGCCGACTGGGACAACCAGCTGCCGGAGGAGGTGAAGGTGGAACGCCTGCGTGAAATCAATGCCTTGGTGGAACGCTGCGCCCGCAAGGCCAATGCCCGCTACGCCGGACGCACCGAGGAGGTGCTGGCGGAAGGCATCAACCCCAAGGACCCATCGCAACTCATGGGGCGAACCAGAACCAACCGGCTGACCTTCTTCAGCGCCACCGGACCAGATGGTCACGCCTACAGAGCCGGCGATCTCGTGCAGGTGCGCATCGATGCGGTGCGCTCCTTTTCACTCAGCGGCAACCCCCTGCCCCACTGA
- a CDS encoding ATP-dependent Clp protease proteolytic subunit: MPIGTPSVPYRLPGSQMERWVDIYTRLGVERILFLGSEVNDGIANSLVAQMLYLDSEDSSKPIYLYINSPGGSVTAGLAIYDTIQYVKSEVVTICVGLAASMGAFLLAAGTKGKRVALPHSRIMIHQPLGGTSRRQASDIEIEAREILRMKEMLNQSLADMSGQSFEKIEKDTDRDYFLSAEEAKEYGLIDRVISHPNEA; encoded by the coding sequence ATGCCGATCGGTACTCCCAGCGTTCCCTACCGCCTCCCTGGCAGCCAGATGGAGCGCTGGGTCGACATTTACACCCGTCTTGGGGTGGAGCGGATCCTCTTCCTCGGCTCTGAAGTCAATGACGGCATTGCCAACAGCCTCGTGGCGCAGATGCTCTATCTCGACTCCGAAGACAGCAGCAAGCCGATCTACCTCTACATCAACTCTCCAGGTGGCTCTGTCACCGCTGGTCTGGCGATCTACGACACCATCCAGTACGTCAAAAGCGAAGTGGTCACCATCTGCGTCGGCCTCGCCGCATCCATGGGCGCCTTCCTCCTGGCAGCCGGCACGAAAGGCAAACGTGTTGCCTTGCCCCACAGCAGGATCATGATTCACCAGCCCCTCGGCGGCACCAGCCGGCGCCAGGCCAGTGACATCGAAATTGAGGCACGGGAGATCCTGCGGATGAAGGAAATGCTCAACCAATCCCTGGCGGATATGAGTGGGCAGAGCTTCGAAAAGATTGAGAAAGACACCGACAGGGACTACTTCCTCAGTGCCGAAGAAGCCAAGGAGTACGGACTGATCGACCGCGTGATTTCCCATCCCAACGAAGCCTGA
- a CDS encoding D-alanine--D-alanine ligase family protein, translating to MPSSPITVGLVFGGRSGEHDVSIRSAATVVRGLRSGRNTERYTVLAIYIDRDGRWWGTDLAETTLASETAPDLNSPPQPSGFQGFPEGCDAVDIWYPVLHGPNGEDGTIQGLFQLTGKPFVGAGVLGSAVSMDKQAMKSAFASAGLSQVPYVSLLASELGEPSSRSALLDRIETELNYPCFVKPANLGSSVGISKVRSRTELEAGLTQAAGLDPRVVVEQGVNAREVECAVLGGRSLEASVVGEVRFDADWYDYETKYTAGRSTTLIPAPLPDQVSERIRSQALQACDAVGVNGMGRVDFFYDDATDQLWINEINTLPGFTAQSMFPMLWEASGLTLEQLVHQLIQTAGE from the coding sequence ATGCCGTCCAGTCCCATCACGGTCGGGCTCGTTTTCGGAGGCCGCTCTGGAGAACACGACGTTTCGATCCGATCCGCGGCGACCGTCGTCCGCGGCCTGCGCAGCGGGCGCAACACAGAGCGCTACACCGTGCTGGCGATTTACATCGACCGGGATGGTCGCTGGTGGGGAACGGATCTTGCCGAGACCACCCTGGCCTCCGAAACAGCGCCGGACCTCAACTCTCCACCGCAGCCTTCAGGATTCCAAGGGTTCCCTGAAGGCTGCGATGCGGTGGACATCTGGTATCCGGTTCTGCATGGTCCCAATGGTGAGGATGGAACCATTCAGGGGTTGTTCCAGCTGACCGGCAAACCCTTCGTGGGTGCTGGAGTTCTGGGATCAGCCGTGAGCATGGACAAACAGGCGATGAAGTCTGCGTTTGCCAGCGCCGGGCTGTCTCAAGTGCCCTATGTCTCACTTCTGGCATCCGAGCTCGGGGAGCCCAGCAGTCGATCCGCACTCCTGGATCGGATTGAAACGGAACTGAATTACCCCTGCTTCGTGAAGCCCGCCAATCTTGGTTCCTCCGTTGGCATCAGCAAAGTGCGTTCGCGCACGGAACTCGAGGCTGGCCTCACCCAGGCAGCAGGGCTCGACCCCAGGGTTGTGGTGGAGCAAGGCGTCAACGCCAGGGAAGTGGAATGTGCGGTGCTAGGAGGCCGCAGCTTGGAAGCGTCCGTGGTCGGCGAGGTGCGTTTCGATGCGGACTGGTACGACTACGAGACCAAATACACCGCTGGGCGCAGCACCACATTAATTCCTGCCCCTCTGCCGGATCAAGTCAGTGAACGCATCCGCTCACAGGCCTTGCAGGCCTGTGATGCCGTAGGCGTCAACGGTATGGGACGGGTTGATTTCTTCTACGACGACGCAACCGATCAGCTGTGGATCAATGAAATCAACACCCTGCCCGGCTTCACGGCCCAGAGCATGTTCCCCATGCTCTGGGAGGCCAGTGGCTTAACACTCGAGCAGTTGGTTCACCAACTGATCCAAACAGCAGGAGAATGA
- a CDS encoding PIN/TRAM domain-containing protein yields the protein MVDPLILLLFVVSGAAAGWMGIHLLPDGLVSSTTNAEQLRLQLSGAGGGIGLIAGLVFQKLRVRLMQQVRTMPTDLLVSRAVGLILGLLVANLLLLPVLLLPFSGGIVLLKPLLAVVSNVFFGILGSNLAEVHGRTLLRLFNPASTEALLVADGVLTPATAKILDTSVIIDGRIRGMLACGLLEGQVIVAESVIDEMQQLSDSTNVEKRAKGRRGLKLLKDLRETYGRRLVINSTRYDGKGTDDRLLQLASDTGGTLVTADFNLAQVAQVKDLKVMNLSELVIALRPEVQPGDELKLKIVREGKEESQGVGYLDDGTMVVVNDAKSLIGQRKPVVVTGALQTPTGRMVFARLDGKDATTDTKTSTKSKSQGKPAKTSHRKPADPG from the coding sequence ATGGTGGATCCGCTCATCCTGCTTCTGTTTGTGGTCTCCGGTGCAGCCGCCGGATGGATGGGAATTCACTTGCTACCCGATGGGCTGGTGAGTTCAACCACCAATGCTGAACAGCTGCGTCTTCAGCTCAGCGGAGCTGGCGGCGGCATTGGGCTGATTGCTGGCCTGGTCTTCCAAAAACTGCGGGTGCGCCTGATGCAGCAGGTGCGCACCATGCCCACCGATCTTCTGGTGAGCCGGGCTGTCGGCCTGATCCTCGGGCTTCTGGTGGCCAACCTTCTGCTATTGCCTGTTCTGCTGCTTCCGTTTTCCGGGGGGATCGTTCTGCTCAAACCGCTGCTGGCAGTGGTGAGCAACGTCTTTTTCGGAATTCTCGGAAGCAACCTGGCAGAAGTGCATGGCCGCACGCTGCTGCGCCTGTTCAATCCCGCCAGTACGGAGGCCCTTCTGGTCGCCGATGGGGTGCTCACCCCAGCCACAGCAAAGATCCTGGACACCAGCGTGATCATCGATGGGCGGATCCGCGGGATGCTCGCCTGCGGATTGCTGGAAGGACAGGTGATCGTCGCCGAATCGGTGATCGATGAGATGCAGCAACTGTCGGATTCCACCAATGTTGAGAAACGGGCCAAAGGCCGGCGTGGATTGAAGCTGCTGAAGGATCTACGGGAGACCTACGGACGGCGGCTGGTGATCAACAGCACCCGTTACGACGGCAAAGGCACAGACGACCGTTTGCTGCAGCTGGCCTCTGACACGGGCGGGACACTGGTAACAGCGGACTTCAATTTGGCGCAGGTCGCCCAGGTGAAAGACCTGAAGGTGATGAATCTGAGTGAGCTGGTGATCGCGTTACGGCCTGAGGTGCAACCCGGCGATGAACTCAAACTCAAGATCGTGCGTGAGGGCAAGGAGGAGAGCCAGGGCGTCGGCTATCTCGACGACGGAACGATGGTGGTGGTCAACGACGCGAAATCGCTGATCGGCCAACGCAAACCTGTGGTGGTAACCGGTGCTCTTCAGACGCCAACCGGCCGGATGGTGTTCGCTCGCCTGGACGGGAAAGATGCAACAACCGACACCAAGACTTCAACCAAATCGAAAAGTCAGGGAAAACCGGCCAAAACCAGCCACCGCAAGCCCGCTGACCCCGGCTAG
- a CDS encoding FtsQ-type POTRA domain-containing protein, with protein sequence MARRRELRRQRRQTLLVQLWRLVALLVLSGGFTWVLLRHGWTLRGPEAVIVKGGAALETDQVVEAADLNFPHPLLEVSPRALEQQLIKSLPVQSVRVERQMLPARLIVSLSPQIPIAQALRQGPTGRERGLLNAKGQWMPVTEASPQPITDIWVRGWNEQQRDQVAALLRQRDRFEGMLKAVELHPDGHISLVTTGLGRIDLGGEPALLNAQIETIVHLNKTLPEHLRQARQGSLDLSNPERPELQMPNPPAPKEAKTQP encoded by the coding sequence ATGGCCCGCCGCCGGGAGTTGCGCCGGCAGCGTCGCCAGACCCTGTTGGTCCAGCTCTGGCGCCTTGTGGCCTTGCTTGTTCTGAGTGGCGGGTTCACGTGGGTCCTACTGCGCCATGGCTGGACCCTGCGTGGCCCTGAAGCTGTGATCGTGAAGGGTGGCGCTGCCCTTGAGACGGACCAAGTGGTTGAGGCAGCCGATTTGAACTTTCCCCACCCTCTGCTGGAGGTCAGCCCCAGGGCACTTGAACAACAACTGATCAAGTCTCTGCCGGTGCAAAGCGTGCGGGTGGAGCGCCAGATGTTGCCCGCACGCCTCATCGTCAGCCTGAGTCCGCAGATCCCCATCGCCCAAGCTTTACGTCAGGGTCCCACTGGACGAGAACGGGGCCTTCTGAACGCCAAGGGGCAATGGATGCCCGTCACCGAAGCGTCACCACAGCCAATCACCGACATCTGGGTGCGAGGCTGGAACGAGCAACAACGCGACCAAGTCGCTGCGTTGCTGCGACAACGGGATCGCTTCGAGGGAATGCTGAAAGCCGTTGAGCTGCATCCCGACGGTCATATCAGTCTGGTCACGACCGGCCTTGGGAGGATTGATCTCGGAGGCGAACCAGCCCTTCTGAACGCCCAAATCGAAACGATCGTCCACCTGAACAAGACCTTGCCGGAGCACCTGCGCCAGGCCCGACAAGGCAGCCTTGATCTCAGCAATCCCGAGCGTCCGGAACTGCAGATGCCGAATCCACCTGCCCCCAAGGAAGCGAAAACACAACCCTGA
- the ilvC gene encoding ketol-acid reductoisomerase, giving the protein MAQLFYDSDADLSLLNGKTVAIIGYGSQGHAHALNLKDSGVDVVVGLYDGSRSAEKAKADGLEVLSVADAAAKADWIMVLLPDEFQKDVYEKEIAPHLSAGKVLSFAHGFNIRFELIKPPADVDVVMIAPKGPGHTVRWEYQNGQGVPALFAIEQDATGNARGMAMAYAKGIGGTRAGILETNFKEETETDLFGEQAVLCGGLSELVKAGFETLVEAGYQPELAYFECMHEVKLIVDLMVKGGLTSMRDSISNTAEYGDYVSGPRLITADTKAEMKRVLADIQDGTFAKNFVAECEAGKPEMKKVRDRDSQHPIEKVGKGLRSMFSWLKDA; this is encoded by the coding sequence ATGGCCCAGCTTTTCTACGACTCCGACGCCGATCTCAGTCTGCTGAACGGCAAGACCGTGGCCATCATTGGCTATGGCTCTCAGGGTCATGCCCACGCCCTGAACCTGAAAGACTCAGGGGTCGATGTGGTGGTGGGTCTGTACGACGGCAGCCGTTCCGCAGAGAAGGCCAAAGCCGATGGGCTTGAAGTGCTGAGTGTGGCCGATGCCGCTGCAAAGGCCGACTGGATCATGGTCTTGCTGCCTGATGAATTCCAGAAGGACGTCTACGAGAAGGAAATCGCACCTCACCTGAGTGCAGGCAAGGTGCTGAGCTTCGCCCACGGCTTCAACATCCGCTTCGAGCTGATCAAGCCCCCTGCAGATGTGGATGTGGTGATGATCGCCCCGAAGGGCCCTGGACACACCGTGCGTTGGGAGTATCAGAACGGCCAGGGCGTGCCGGCCCTGTTCGCCATCGAACAGGACGCAACCGGCAACGCCCGCGGCATGGCCATGGCCTACGCCAAGGGAATTGGCGGCACCCGGGCCGGCATCCTGGAAACCAACTTCAAGGAAGAGACCGAAACCGATCTGTTCGGTGAGCAGGCTGTGCTTTGCGGCGGTCTGTCCGAACTCGTGAAGGCTGGTTTCGAGACCCTGGTGGAAGCTGGATACCAGCCCGAACTGGCTTACTTCGAGTGCATGCACGAGGTGAAGCTGATCGTGGATCTGATGGTGAAGGGAGGACTGACCTCCATGCGCGATTCGATCTCCAATACCGCGGAGTACGGCGACTACGTCAGCGGCCCCCGGCTGATCACCGCCGACACCAAAGCCGAGATGAAACGCGTTCTGGCTGACATCCAGGACGGCACCTTCGCCAAAAACTTCGTAGCCGAATGCGAAGCCGGCAAGCCCGAAATGAAGAAGGTGCGCGATCGTGACTCGCAGCATCCGATCGAGAAAGTGGGCAAGGGACTCCGCTCGATGTTCAGCTGGTTGAAAGACGCCTGA
- the ftsZ gene encoding cell division protein FtsZ: MEMVSGSGSYTAAGIQPSQSARIEVIGVGGGGSNAVNRMILSDLEGVGYSVLNTDAQALILSQAQQRLQLGQTLTRGLGAGGNPTIGQKAAEESRTDLHDALQGSDLVFIAAGMGGGTGTGAAPVVAEVAREVGALTVGIVTKPFGFEGRRRMRQADEGIARLAEHVDTLIVIPNDRLREAIAGAPLQEAFRTADDVLRMGVKGISDIITCPGLVNVDFADVRSVMTEAGTALLGIGIGSGRSRAVEAAQAAISSPLLETERIDGAKGCVINISGGKDMTLEDMTTASEVIYDVVDPEANIIVGAVVDEALEGEIHVTVIATGFENKQPYRSERSRSMPAVATKAEPEENGARIPEFLRRRQQQDDNSV, from the coding sequence ATGGAGATGGTGAGCGGCTCAGGGTCCTACACGGCAGCTGGAATCCAGCCCAGCCAGTCCGCCCGCATCGAAGTCATTGGCGTTGGCGGGGGGGGCAGCAATGCCGTCAACCGCATGATTCTCAGTGACCTTGAAGGGGTCGGCTACAGCGTTCTCAACACGGATGCCCAGGCCCTGATCCTGTCTCAGGCTCAGCAACGGCTGCAGCTGGGGCAGACCCTGACCCGGGGGCTCGGCGCCGGCGGCAACCCCACCATTGGCCAGAAAGCAGCCGAAGAATCCCGCACTGATCTGCACGACGCACTGCAGGGCTCTGATCTGGTGTTCATTGCCGCTGGTATGGGCGGTGGAACCGGAACTGGGGCCGCACCTGTGGTTGCCGAAGTGGCCCGGGAAGTTGGGGCTCTTACCGTCGGCATCGTCACCAAACCGTTCGGTTTTGAAGGCCGTCGTCGCATGCGTCAGGCCGACGAAGGCATCGCTCGCTTGGCAGAGCATGTGGACACCTTGATCGTGATCCCCAATGACCGCCTGCGGGAAGCCATTGCCGGTGCTCCACTTCAGGAGGCGTTCCGAACCGCTGATGATGTCCTGCGCATGGGCGTCAAAGGCATCAGTGACATCATCACCTGCCCTGGCCTGGTGAACGTCGACTTCGCGGACGTTCGCTCGGTGATGACCGAAGCGGGCACGGCACTGCTGGGCATCGGCATTGGATCCGGCCGCTCCAGAGCCGTCGAGGCCGCCCAGGCTGCGATCTCCAGCCCACTGCTGGAAACGGAACGCATCGATGGGGCCAAGGGCTGTGTGATCAACATCAGCGGCGGAAAGGACATGACCCTGGAGGACATGACCACCGCTTCAGAGGTCATCTATGACGTCGTCGATCCAGAAGCCAACATCATCGTGGGCGCCGTAGTGGATGAAGCTCTCGAAGGTGAAATTCACGTCACGGTGATCGCCACCGGGTTCGAGAACAAGCAGCCTTACCGCAGCGAGCGAAGCCGCTCCATGCCAGCCGTGGCAACAAAGGCTGAACCCGAAGAGAACGGCGCCAGAATCCCTGAATTCCTTCGCCGCCGCCAGCAGCAAGATGACAACTCGGTTTGA
- the hemW gene encoding radical SAM family heme chaperone HemW: MPYPSPPRSAYLHIPFCHRRCYYCDFAVVPLGDQARADQGPGSRSIREYLTLLHREIASAPSGPPLSTVYIGGGTPSLLGPDQIGALLDALAEKFGLQPGAEITLEMDPATFDCDQLSSVLARGVNRISLGGQSFDDAVLEQLGRRHRRRDLLAAIDWLLQAWRDGALRSWSLDLIQNLPGQSLAAWDTQLDQAIASQSPHLSIYDLSVEPGTVFDRQRALGALKLPDDELAVALMERTTQRLAAAGLSRYEISNHALPGHASRHNRVYWSGAGWWGFGMGATSAPWGERLARPRTRAAYATWLDNLPKETVAKAGLPLDDQLLVGLRRREGVTLQGLDADALVRRWLPFVERGWLQQRAGRWCLTDPEGMAVSNQVLIEVILWWEEVLERTGKAKTQSQQWI; this comes from the coding sequence ATGCCCTATCCCTCTCCTCCCCGCAGCGCCTATCTCCACATCCCCTTCTGCCACCGGCGCTGTTATTACTGCGATTTCGCCGTTGTCCCCCTGGGGGATCAAGCCCGTGCCGACCAGGGGCCTGGCAGTCGCTCCATCCGTGAGTACCTGACGCTTCTGCATCGCGAAATCGCCTCCGCCCCAAGCGGTCCGCCCCTATCAACGGTTTATATCGGAGGGGGAACGCCATCGCTCCTGGGTCCGGATCAGATCGGTGCACTGCTCGATGCCCTGGCGGAAAAGTTTGGGCTTCAACCAGGTGCGGAAATCACCCTGGAAATGGATCCGGCCACCTTTGACTGCGATCAGCTGTCCTCCGTCCTGGCTCGGGGCGTGAATCGCATCAGCCTGGGGGGGCAGAGCTTCGATGACGCAGTGCTCGAACAGCTTGGGCGGCGTCATCGGCGGCGCGACCTCCTGGCGGCGATCGACTGGCTCCTGCAGGCCTGGCGCGACGGAGCTCTCCGGTCTTGGAGTCTCGATCTCATTCAGAACTTGCCAGGTCAGAGTTTGGCCGCGTGGGATACCCAGTTGGATCAGGCCATTGCCAGTCAGTCCCCCCATCTTTCGATCTACGACCTTTCGGTGGAACCGGGCACGGTGTTTGATCGCCAACGCGCCCTTGGTGCACTGAAGCTTCCGGATGATGAGCTCGCCGTTGCGCTGATGGAGCGGACCACACAACGGCTTGCTGCTGCAGGCCTTAGCCGTTATGAGATTTCCAACCATGCCCTTCCGGGCCATGCTTCTCGTCACAACCGGGTGTACTGGAGCGGTGCTGGTTGGTGGGGATTTGGGATGGGAGCGACGTCAGCGCCCTGGGGGGAGCGCTTGGCGCGACCACGCACACGGGCTGCCTACGCGACATGGCTCGACAACCTGCCGAAGGAAACCGTCGCCAAGGCTGGTCTTCCACTGGATGATCAATTGTTGGTGGGGCTGCGTCGCCGAGAAGGTGTAACGCTCCAGGGCCTTGATGCCGATGCACTGGTGCGTCGCTGGTTGCCGTTCGTCGAGCGTGGATGGTTGCAGCAGCGGGCAGGGCGTTGGTGCCTCACCGACCCCGAGGGAATGGCTGTCAGCAATCAGGTGCTGATTGAGGTGATTCTGTGGTGGGAAGAGGTTTTGGAGAGGACTGGTAAGGCCAAAACCCAATCACAGCAATGGATCTGA
- a CDS encoding ATP-dependent Clp protease proteolytic subunit, which translates to MTTSAPYYGDSAVMRTPPPDLPSLLLKERIVYLGLPLFSDDDAKRQMGIDVTELIIAQLLFLEFDDPEKPIYFYINSTGTSWYSGEAIGFETEAFAICDTLRYVKPPVHTICIGQAMGTAAVILSAGTKGQRAALPHSSIVLHQPRSGARGQATDIQIRAKEVLHNKQAMLEILSTNTGRSVEDLSKDSDRMSYLTPQQAVEYGLIDRVLSSRKELPGNPSV; encoded by the coding sequence ATGACAACTTCGGCCCCGTACTACGGCGACAGCGCCGTGATGCGCACACCACCTCCCGACCTTCCGTCCCTCCTACTCAAGGAGCGGATCGTGTACTTGGGCTTGCCCTTGTTCTCTGACGACGACGCCAAGCGTCAGATGGGAATCGATGTGACTGAGCTAATCATTGCTCAGCTGCTCTTTCTGGAATTCGACGACCCAGAGAAGCCGATTTACTTCTACATCAACTCGACGGGAACCAGCTGGTACTCCGGGGAAGCAATCGGCTTTGAAACCGAAGCCTTCGCCATCTGCGACACCCTCCGCTACGTCAAACCACCGGTACACACCATCTGCATCGGCCAGGCCATGGGCACGGCAGCGGTGATCCTTTCAGCAGGAACAAAAGGCCAACGGGCTGCTCTACCCCACTCCTCGATTGTTTTGCACCAGCCCCGCAGCGGTGCCCGCGGCCAAGCCACGGATATCCAGATCCGGGCCAAGGAAGTGCTGCACAACAAGCAGGCCATGCTTGAAATCCTTTCCACCAACACCGGACGGTCCGTGGAGGATCTGAGCAAGGACTCCGACCGGATGAGCTATCTGACACCCCAACAAGCCGTTGAGTACGGACTCATCGACCGCGTGCTCAGCAGCCGCAAAGAACTGCCCGGCAACCCTTCCGTCTGA